Below is a genomic region from Staphylococcus carnosus.
TTTATAAGTGTCGGTCTTCTCCCATTAATTAAAGATGCTTTCAATGTTACTCTGCCACTCGCTGGTCTCACTGTTTCTATGTATGCGATTGGTGTTACAGTAGGTGCGCCTGTACTGACCCCTTTAACTAATAAAATGAAAAGAAAACATTTACTCATAGGTATTATGTTAATATTTATTATTGCCAATGCCTTAGCAGCGTTCTCATTTTCATTCAGCATGCTGCTTGCAATGAGAATTTTATCTGCATTAATGCACGGTGTTTTCATGTCTGTAGCAACAGCAATTGCCAGTGATTTAGTGACACCAGATAAACGCTCTAGCGCAATTGCGATGATGTTCACTGGATTAACTGTGGCGACAATTACAGGTGCCCCATTTGGTACTTGGATCGGTCAACAATTCGGTTGGGAAATGTCATTTGTTGCGATTAGTATCATTGGCTTATTAAGCCTCATTGCTAACATCATCTTTGTTCCAAACGACCTAACAGAATACGATCAGGCACCCATGTCTGAACAGCTTAAAGTATTTAACAACAAACCATTACTGGCTGTTTATTTAATTACAGCTTTAGGTTACGGTGGAACATTTGTAGTTTATACCTACCTTACAACGTTATTAACTAAATCACTTGGTTATAGCGATCATGCTGTAGTCATTATTCTAATTCTTTATGGTGTAATGGTAGCTATCGGCAACACTTTAGGCGGTAAGTTTACAAATCTCAACCCTACAAAAGCTTTAGTATGGATATTCTTAATCCAAGCCATCATTTTATTACTTGTTGGTGCAACAGTTCATTACCATATACTTGGCTTAATCTCGATTTTACTCATGGGACTTTTCGCATTCATGAATGTGCCAGGTTTGCAACTTATTGTTGTACTGTTCGCTGAAAAGGAAAATACCTCAACAGTCAACTTTGCTTCAAGCTTAAATATTTCTGCTTTTAATATCGGTATTACATT
It encodes:
- a CDS encoding MFS transporter; translated protein: MNKNKFAILALAVSAFAIGMTEFISVGLLPLIKDAFNVTLPLAGLTVSMYAIGVTVGAPVLTPLTNKMKRKHLLIGIMLIFIIANALAAFSFSFSMLLAMRILSALMHGVFMSVATAIASDLVTPDKRSSAIAMMFTGLTVATITGAPFGTWIGQQFGWEMSFVAISIIGLLSLIANIIFVPNDLTEYDQAPMSEQLKVFNNKPLLAVYLITALGYGGTFVVYTYLTTLLTKSLGYSDHAVVIILILYGVMVAIGNTLGGKFTNLNPTKALVWIFLIQAIILLLVGATVHYHILGLISILLMGLFAFMNVPGLQLIVVLFAEKENTSTVNFASSLNISAFNIGITLGSVIGGFVLEHFSIISTPYFGFLMVILASGMMYLLHKKESTALVEC